One segment of Lates calcarifer isolate ASB-BC8 unplaced genomic scaffold, TLL_Latcal_v3 _unitig_1715_quiver_2043, whole genome shotgun sequence DNA contains the following:
- the LOC108890256 gene encoding receptor-type tyrosine-protein phosphatase H isoform X49 — MIKPLSIKITSDHLLLCVFLCLLWGTAYSNTTSTPSATLTATGTADSSTTSSTPSATLTATGTADSSTTSSTSATLTAPVRKAMGTTEMTSTQSTTLMTPIPTTRSPPPNAENFQQTTQNETSITLQWKKVENILNYTLVFGEKEKNVTATAEDTVIDVVSGLTNAAKYNFTLYTVRDGVRSSGVSLTAVTAPANAENFQQTTQNETSITLQWRKVRNILDYTLVFGEKEKNVTATAEDTVIDIVSGLTSGTENTFTLYTVFGGVRSSGVSLTAVTAPPNAENFQWTTQNETSITLQWRKVRNILDYTLVFDEGEKNVTAKAEDTVIDIVSGLTSGTENNFTLYTVFGGVRSSGVKLTAVTAPSNAENFQRTTQNETSITLQWRKVRNILDYTLVFGEGEKNVTAKAEDTVIDIVSGLTSGTENNFTLYTVFGGVRSSGVSLTAVTAPSNAENFQPTGQNETSITLQWRKVRNILDYTLVFDEGEKNVTAKAEDTVIDIVSGLTSGKEYIFTLYTVFGGVRSSGVNLTAVTAPERVNMVRVTQNDSSITLRWDKVNSISTYVLLYDGNDGPVREDISALPEDITVTHVVSPLTAGKKYYFILTTVFGEVNSTKYTFEAVTVPPKVSSVDVTERSVTSLTLNWENADINWTYLLQINGSTVTFTQDIYPKVSYSVSPLKPGTQYNFSVITVFSGFNSTAYEACTVTTIDCASVPWHVTNSSIHGMVEGLFSNATATYEQTHISPQGSNVSFTGLVPGATYNLFLEYETCSQRFPQCHHTETVRPSSVSAHCDYLGAGYSISVVWIKPNGVWTQVEVNVSGQSHPVPANGEQSIQISGFQPARTYEVTVDTLSGHVRSSAPYVFLCDTDPRGVIAGSVFAVLLFALVCLAVFLVLKRPDLIRKKSFIGGAKLSNPKSKAISVAEFPNHFNQLSADDNRGFSQEYENLVPVGTEQTRKAAVLPENKAKNRFNNVLPYDWCRVRLNTSNPNGTSDYINASYMPGYNSNREYIATQGPLPSTVNDFWRMIWEQRVKGIVMVTNCIEGGRTKCEQYWPGDGKPCHYGELLITTRSEQQETNWTLREFSLKHTETSEKRKVKHFHFTAWPDHGVPQGTKILIQFRELVRWHIEREADGAPTVVHCSAGVGRTGTIIALDVLLQQLVKKRGVGINAFVHKMRLSRPYMVQTESQYVFLHQCIMDSLQPDEKMEENIYENADMIYVNATALRELQTNG; from the exons ACCGCTGACTCCAGtacaacatcatcaacaagtGCAACGCTGACAGCACCTGTGAGAAAAGCAATGGGAACGACAGAAATGACAAGCACACAGTCAACCACTCTAATGACACCCATTCCAACAACAAGATCAC CTCCTCCTAATGCAGAGAACTTTCAACAGACTACACAAAATGAGACCAGTATAactctgcagtggaaaaaagtggaaaacatCCTCAACTATACCCTTGTGTTTggtgaaaaggagaaaaacgtCACTGCAACAGCAGAGGATACAGTGATAGACGTAGTCTCAGGACTCACAAATGCAGCAAAATACAACTTCACTCTCTACACTGTGCGTGACGGTGTCAGAAGCAGTGGAGTAAGCCTCACTGCAGTCACTG CTCCTGCTAATGCAGAGAACTTTCAACAGACTACACAAAATGAGACCAGTATAACTCTGCAGTGGAGAAAAGTGAGGAACATCCTCGACTATACACTTGTGTTTggtgaaaaggagaaaaacgtCACTGCAACAGCAGAGGATACAGTGATAGACATAGTCTCAGGACTCACAAGTGGGACAGAAAACACCTTCACTCTCTACACTGTGTTTGGTGGTGTCAGAAGCAGTGGAGTAAGCCTCACTGCAGTCACTG CTCCTCCTAATGCAGAGAACTTTCAATGGACTACACAAAATGAGACCAGTATAACTCTGCAGTGGAGAAAAGTGAGGAACATCCTCGACTATACACTTGTGTTCGATGAAGGGGAGAAAAACGTCACTGCAAAAGCAGAGGATACAGTGATAGACATAGTCTCAGGACTTACAAGTGGGACAGAAAACAACTTCACTCTCTACACTGTGTTTGGTGGTGTCAGAAGCAGTGGAGTAAAGCTCACTGCAGTCACTG CTCCTTCTAATGCAGAGAACTTTCAACGGACTACACAAAATGAGACCAGTATAACTCTGCAGTGGAGAAAAGTGAGGAACATCCTCGACTATACACTTGTGTTCGGTGAAGGGGAGAAAAACGTCACTGCAAAAGCAGAGGATACAGTGATAGACATAGTCTCAGGACTTACAAGTGGGACAGAAAACAACTTCACTCTCTACACTGTGTTTGGTGGTGTCAGAAGCAGTGGAGTAAGCCTCACTGCAGTCACTG CTCCTTCTAATGCAGAGAACTTTCAACCGACTGGACAAAATGAGACCAGTATAACTCTGCAGTGGAGAAAAGTGAGGAACATCCTCGACTATACACTTGTGTTCGATGAAGGGGAGAAAAACGTCACTGCAAAAGCAGAGGATACAGTGATAGACATAGTCTCAGGACTCACAAGTGGGAAAGAATACATCTTCACTCTCTACACTGTGTTTGGTGGTGTCAGAAGCAGTGGAGTAAACCTCACTGCAGTCACTG CTCCTGAGAGGGTTAACATGGTGAGagtgacacaaaatgacagCAGTATAACTCTGAGGTGGGACAAGGTTAACAGCATCTCAACATATGTCCTACTATATGATGGCAATGATGGTCCAGTACGGGAGGATATCAGCGCGCTTCCTGAAGACATAACTGTTACACATGTCGTCTCTCCGCTTACTGCTGGAAAAAAATACTATTTCATTCTCACCACTGTGTTTGGGGAAGTCAACAGCACTAAATACACATTTGAAGCTGTGACAG TTCCACCAAAGGTGTCTTCGGTTGATGTGACTGAACGCTCTGTGACCAGTCTAACTCTGAACTGGGAAAATGCGGATATAAACTGGACGTACTTGCTTCAGATTAATGGCAGTACTGTGACATTTACCCAGGACATATACCCAAAAGTGTCATATTCAGTCTCACCTCTCAAACCTGGGACACAGTATAACTTCAGTGTGATCACAGTGTTCTCTGGATTCAACAGCACAGCTTATGAAGCCTGCACAGTAACAA cCATAGACTGCGCCAGTGTGCCCTGGCATGTCACTAACTCATCGATCCATGGGATGGTTGAAGGCTTATTCTCAAATGCAACCGCCACTTATGAACAAACTCACATCAGTCCTCAAGGTAGTAATGTGTCATTTACTGGCCTCGTCCCTGGCGCAACCTATAACTTGTTCCTTGAGTACGAAACATGTTCTCAACGCTTTCCACAATGTCACCACACTGAAACAGTGC GTCCTTCAAGTGTAAGTGCTCACTGTGATTACTTGGGAGCTGGCTATTCCATCTCTGTTGTGTGGATTAAACCAAATGGTGTGTGGACTCAAGTGGAGGTCAACGTTTCTGGGCAATCTCACCCAGTACCTGCAAATGGGGAACAGAGTATTCAAATATCCGGATTCCAACCTGCCCGAACATATGAAGTAACTGTAGATACACTGTCTGGGCATGTGAGGAGTTCTGCACcatatgtttttctgtgtgataCTGATCCAAGGG GAGTAATTGCAGGATCAGTATTTGCTGTGCTGCTTTTTGCCCTGGTCTGTCTGGCTGTCTTCCTTGTGTTAAAAAGACCAGATTTAATCAG AAAAAAGTCATTCATTGGTGGGGCCAAACTGTCTAATCCAAAGAGCAA aGCTATATCTGTAGCAGAGTTTCCAAACCACTTCAACCAGTTAAGTGCGGATGACAACAGAGGATTCAGCCAAGAATATGAG AACCTTGTTCCTGTTGGCACAGAGCAGACACGGAAAGCCGCAGTTCTACCTGAAAACAAAGCGAAGAATCGTTTCAACAACGTCCTGCCAT ATGACTGGTGTCGAGTGAGGCTAAATACATCAAATCCCAATGGGACCTCTGACTACATTAATGCCAGTTACATGCCA GGctacaacagcaacagagagtACATTGCCACACAGGGTCCTCTGCCCTCCACCGTCAATGACTTCTGGAGGATGATTTGGGAACAAAGAGTGAAAGGCATCGTCATGGTAACCAACTGCATTGAAGGAGGACGG aCCAAGTGTGAACAATACTGGCCTGGAGACGGCAAGCCTTGCCATTACGGAGAGCTCTTGATCACCACCAGATCTGAGCAACAGGAGACCAACTGGACATTGAGGGAATTTAGTTTGAAACAT ACAGAAACCTCAGAAAAGCggaaagtgaaacattttcacttcacaGCTTGGCCGGACCATGGAGTCCCTCAGGGCACCAAAATCCTGATCCAGTTCAGAGAACTGGTGAGATGGCATATAGAGAGAGAAGCGGATGGAGCACCAACTGTGGTTCACTGCAG TGCTGGAGTGGGGAGGACAGGCACTATCATTGCCCTGGATGTGCTACTTCAGCAGCTAGTCAAAAAAAGGGGAGTGGGCATCAATGCTTTTGTGCACAAGATGAGACTGAGTCGACCATACATGGTGCAGACAGAG tCTCAGTACGTTTTCCTGCACCAGTGCATAATGGACAGTCTGCAGCCAG
- the LOC108890256 gene encoding receptor-type tyrosine-protein phosphatase H isoform X43, producing the protein MIKPLSIKITSDHLLLCVFLCLLWGTAYSNTTSTPSATLTATGTADSSTTSSTPSATLTATGTADSSTTSSTPSATLTATGTADSSTTSSTSATLTAPVRKAMGTTEMTSTQSTTLMTPIPTTRSPPPNAENFQQTTQNETSITLQWKKVENILNYTLVFGEKEKNVTATAEDTVIDVVSGLTNAAKYNFTLYTVRDGVRSSGVSLTAVTAPANAENFQQTTQNETSITLQWRKVRNILDYTLVFGEKEKNVTATAEDTVIDIVSGLTSGTENTFTLYTVFGGVRSSGVSLTAVTAPPNAENFQWTTQNETSITLQWRKVRNILDYTLVFDEGEKNVTAKAEDTVIDIVSGLTSGTENNFTLYTVFGGVRSSGVKLTAVTAPSNAENFQRTTQNETSITLQWRKVRNILDYTLVFGEGEKNVTAKAEDTVIDIVSGLTSGTENNFTLYTVFGGVRSSGVSLTAVTAPSNAENFQPTGQNETSITLQWRKVRNILDYTLVFDEGEKNVTAKAEDTVIDIVSGLTSGKEYIFTLYTVFGGVRSSGVNLTAVTAPERVNMVRVTQNDSSITLRWDKVNSISTYVLLYDGNDGPVREDISALPEDITVTHVVSPLTAGKKYYFILTTVFGEVNSTKYTFEAVTVPPKVSSVDVTERSVTSLTLNWENADINWTYLLQINGSTVTFTQDIYPKVSYSVSPLKPGTQYNFSVITVFSGFNSTAYEACTVTTIDCASVPWHVTNSSIHGMVEGLFSNATATYEQTHISPQGSNVSFTGLVPGATYNLFLEYETCSQRFPQCHHTETVRPSSVSAHCDYLGAGYSISVVWIKPNGVWTQVEVNVSGQSHPVPANGEQSIQISGFQPARTYEVTVDTLSGHVRSSAPYVFLCDTDPRGVIAGSVFAVLLFALVCLAVFLVLKRPDLIRKKSFIGGAKLSNPKSKAISVAEFPNHFNQLSADDNRGFSQEYENLVPVGTEQTRKAAVLPENKAKNRFNNVLPYDWCRVRLNTSNPNGTSDYINASYMPGYNSNREYIATQGPLPSTVNDFWRMIWEQRVKGIVMVTNCIEGGRTKCEQYWPGDGKPCHYGELLITTRSEQQETNWTLREFSLKHTETSEKRKVKHFHFTAWPDHGVPQGTKILIQFRELVRWHIEREADGAPTVVHCSAGVGRTGTIIALDVLLQQLVKKRGVGINAFVHKMRLSRPYMVQTESQYVFLHQCIMDSLQPDEKMEENIYENADMIYVNATALRELQTNG; encoded by the exons ACCGCTGACTCCAGtacaacatcatcaacaagtGCAACGCTGACAGCACCTGTGAGAAAAGCAATGGGAACGACAGAAATGACAAGCACACAGTCAACCACTCTAATGACACCCATTCCAACAACAAGATCAC CTCCTCCTAATGCAGAGAACTTTCAACAGACTACACAAAATGAGACCAGTATAactctgcagtggaaaaaagtggaaaacatCCTCAACTATACCCTTGTGTTTggtgaaaaggagaaaaacgtCACTGCAACAGCAGAGGATACAGTGATAGACGTAGTCTCAGGACTCACAAATGCAGCAAAATACAACTTCACTCTCTACACTGTGCGTGACGGTGTCAGAAGCAGTGGAGTAAGCCTCACTGCAGTCACTG CTCCTGCTAATGCAGAGAACTTTCAACAGACTACACAAAATGAGACCAGTATAACTCTGCAGTGGAGAAAAGTGAGGAACATCCTCGACTATACACTTGTGTTTggtgaaaaggagaaaaacgtCACTGCAACAGCAGAGGATACAGTGATAGACATAGTCTCAGGACTCACAAGTGGGACAGAAAACACCTTCACTCTCTACACTGTGTTTGGTGGTGTCAGAAGCAGTGGAGTAAGCCTCACTGCAGTCACTG CTCCTCCTAATGCAGAGAACTTTCAATGGACTACACAAAATGAGACCAGTATAACTCTGCAGTGGAGAAAAGTGAGGAACATCCTCGACTATACACTTGTGTTCGATGAAGGGGAGAAAAACGTCACTGCAAAAGCAGAGGATACAGTGATAGACATAGTCTCAGGACTTACAAGTGGGACAGAAAACAACTTCACTCTCTACACTGTGTTTGGTGGTGTCAGAAGCAGTGGAGTAAAGCTCACTGCAGTCACTG CTCCTTCTAATGCAGAGAACTTTCAACGGACTACACAAAATGAGACCAGTATAACTCTGCAGTGGAGAAAAGTGAGGAACATCCTCGACTATACACTTGTGTTCGGTGAAGGGGAGAAAAACGTCACTGCAAAAGCAGAGGATACAGTGATAGACATAGTCTCAGGACTTACAAGTGGGACAGAAAACAACTTCACTCTCTACACTGTGTTTGGTGGTGTCAGAAGCAGTGGAGTAAGCCTCACTGCAGTCACTG CTCCTTCTAATGCAGAGAACTTTCAACCGACTGGACAAAATGAGACCAGTATAACTCTGCAGTGGAGAAAAGTGAGGAACATCCTCGACTATACACTTGTGTTCGATGAAGGGGAGAAAAACGTCACTGCAAAAGCAGAGGATACAGTGATAGACATAGTCTCAGGACTCACAAGTGGGAAAGAATACATCTTCACTCTCTACACTGTGTTTGGTGGTGTCAGAAGCAGTGGAGTAAACCTCACTGCAGTCACTG CTCCTGAGAGGGTTAACATGGTGAGagtgacacaaaatgacagCAGTATAACTCTGAGGTGGGACAAGGTTAACAGCATCTCAACATATGTCCTACTATATGATGGCAATGATGGTCCAGTACGGGAGGATATCAGCGCGCTTCCTGAAGACATAACTGTTACACATGTCGTCTCTCCGCTTACTGCTGGAAAAAAATACTATTTCATTCTCACCACTGTGTTTGGGGAAGTCAACAGCACTAAATACACATTTGAAGCTGTGACAG TTCCACCAAAGGTGTCTTCGGTTGATGTGACTGAACGCTCTGTGACCAGTCTAACTCTGAACTGGGAAAATGCGGATATAAACTGGACGTACTTGCTTCAGATTAATGGCAGTACTGTGACATTTACCCAGGACATATACCCAAAAGTGTCATATTCAGTCTCACCTCTCAAACCTGGGACACAGTATAACTTCAGTGTGATCACAGTGTTCTCTGGATTCAACAGCACAGCTTATGAAGCCTGCACAGTAACAA cCATAGACTGCGCCAGTGTGCCCTGGCATGTCACTAACTCATCGATCCATGGGATGGTTGAAGGCTTATTCTCAAATGCAACCGCCACTTATGAACAAACTCACATCAGTCCTCAAGGTAGTAATGTGTCATTTACTGGCCTCGTCCCTGGCGCAACCTATAACTTGTTCCTTGAGTACGAAACATGTTCTCAACGCTTTCCACAATGTCACCACACTGAAACAGTGC GTCCTTCAAGTGTAAGTGCTCACTGTGATTACTTGGGAGCTGGCTATTCCATCTCTGTTGTGTGGATTAAACCAAATGGTGTGTGGACTCAAGTGGAGGTCAACGTTTCTGGGCAATCTCACCCAGTACCTGCAAATGGGGAACAGAGTATTCAAATATCCGGATTCCAACCTGCCCGAACATATGAAGTAACTGTAGATACACTGTCTGGGCATGTGAGGAGTTCTGCACcatatgtttttctgtgtgataCTGATCCAAGGG GAGTAATTGCAGGATCAGTATTTGCTGTGCTGCTTTTTGCCCTGGTCTGTCTGGCTGTCTTCCTTGTGTTAAAAAGACCAGATTTAATCAG AAAAAAGTCATTCATTGGTGGGGCCAAACTGTCTAATCCAAAGAGCAA aGCTATATCTGTAGCAGAGTTTCCAAACCACTTCAACCAGTTAAGTGCGGATGACAACAGAGGATTCAGCCAAGAATATGAG AACCTTGTTCCTGTTGGCACAGAGCAGACACGGAAAGCCGCAGTTCTACCTGAAAACAAAGCGAAGAATCGTTTCAACAACGTCCTGCCAT ATGACTGGTGTCGAGTGAGGCTAAATACATCAAATCCCAATGGGACCTCTGACTACATTAATGCCAGTTACATGCCA GGctacaacagcaacagagagtACATTGCCACACAGGGTCCTCTGCCCTCCACCGTCAATGACTTCTGGAGGATGATTTGGGAACAAAGAGTGAAAGGCATCGTCATGGTAACCAACTGCATTGAAGGAGGACGG aCCAAGTGTGAACAATACTGGCCTGGAGACGGCAAGCCTTGCCATTACGGAGAGCTCTTGATCACCACCAGATCTGAGCAACAGGAGACCAACTGGACATTGAGGGAATTTAGTTTGAAACAT ACAGAAACCTCAGAAAAGCggaaagtgaaacattttcacttcacaGCTTGGCCGGACCATGGAGTCCCTCAGGGCACCAAAATCCTGATCCAGTTCAGAGAACTGGTGAGATGGCATATAGAGAGAGAAGCGGATGGAGCACCAACTGTGGTTCACTGCAG TGCTGGAGTGGGGAGGACAGGCACTATCATTGCCCTGGATGTGCTACTTCAGCAGCTAGTCAAAAAAAGGGGAGTGGGCATCAATGCTTTTGTGCACAAGATGAGACTGAGTCGACCATACATGGTGCAGACAGAG tCTCAGTACGTTTTCCTGCACCAGTGCATAATGGACAGTCTGCAGCCAG
- the LOC108890256 gene encoding receptor-type tyrosine-protein phosphatase H isoform X42, giving the protein MIKPLSIKITSDHLLLCVFLCLLWGTAYSNTTSTPSATLTATVRNGTADSSTTSSTPSATLTATGTADYSTTSSTSATLTATGTADSSTTSSTSATLTAPVRKAMGTTEMTSTQSTTLMTPIPTTRSPPPNAENFQQTTQNETSITLQWKKVENILNYTLVFGEKEKNVTATAEDTVIDVVSGLTNAAKYNFTLYTVRDGVRSSGVSLTAVTAPANAENFQQTTQNETSITLQWRKVRNILDYTLVFGEKEKNVTATAEDTVIDIVSGLTSGTENTFTLYTVFGGVRSSGVSLTAVTAPPNAENFQWTTQNETSITLQWRKVRNILDYTLVFDEGEKNVTAKAEDTVIDIVSGLTSGTENNFTLYTVFGGVRSSGVKLTAVTAPSNAENFQRTTQNETSITLQWRKVRNILDYTLVFGEGEKNVTAKAEDTVIDIVSGLTSGTENNFTLYTVFGGVRSSGVSLTAVTAPSNAENFQPTGQNETSITLQWRKVRNILDYTLVFDEGEKNVTAKAEDTVIDIVSGLTSGKEYIFTLYTVFGGVRSSGVNLTAVTAPERVNMVRVTQNDSSITLRWDKVNSISTYVLLYDGNDGPVREDISALPEDITVTHVVSPLTAGKKYYFILTTVFGEVNSTKYTFEAVTVPPKVSSVDVTERSVTSLTLNWENADINWTYLLQINGSTVTFTQDIYPKVSYSVSPLKPGTQYNFSVITVFSGFNSTAYEACTVTTIDCASVPWHVTNSSIHGMVEGLFSNATATYEQTHISPQGSNVSFTGLVPGATYNLFLEYETCSQRFPQCHHTETVRPSSVSAHCDYLGAGYSISVVWIKPNGVWTQVEVNVSGQSHPVPANGEQSIQISGFQPARTYEVTVDTLSGHVRSSAPYVFLCDTDPRGVIAGSVFAVLLFALVCLAVFLVLKRPDLIRKKSFIGGAKLSNPKSKAISVAEFPNHFNQLSADDNRGFSQEYENLVPVGTEQTRKAAVLPENKAKNRFNNVLPYDWCRVRLNTSNPNGTSDYINASYMPGYNSNREYIATQGPLPSTVNDFWRMIWEQRVKGIVMVTNCIEGGRTKCEQYWPGDGKPCHYGELLITTRSEQQETNWTLREFSLKHTETSEKRKVKHFHFTAWPDHGVPQGTKILIQFRELVRWHIEREADGAPTVVHCSAGVGRTGTIIALDVLLQQLVKKRGVGINAFVHKMRLSRPYMVQTESQYVFLHQCIMDSLQPDEKMEENIYENADMIYVNATALRELQTNG; this is encoded by the exons ACCGCTGACTCCAGtacaacatcatcaacaagtGCAACGCTGACAGCACCTGTGAGAAAAGCAATGGGAACGACAGAAATGACAAGCACACAGTCAACCACTCTAATGACACCCATTCCAACAACAAGATCAC CTCCTCCTAATGCAGAGAACTTTCAACAGACTACACAAAATGAGACCAGTATAactctgcagtggaaaaaagtggaaaacatCCTCAACTATACCCTTGTGTTTggtgaaaaggagaaaaacgtCACTGCAACAGCAGAGGATACAGTGATAGACGTAGTCTCAGGACTCACAAATGCAGCAAAATACAACTTCACTCTCTACACTGTGCGTGACGGTGTCAGAAGCAGTGGAGTAAGCCTCACTGCAGTCACTG CTCCTGCTAATGCAGAGAACTTTCAACAGACTACACAAAATGAGACCAGTATAACTCTGCAGTGGAGAAAAGTGAGGAACATCCTCGACTATACACTTGTGTTTggtgaaaaggagaaaaacgtCACTGCAACAGCAGAGGATACAGTGATAGACATAGTCTCAGGACTCACAAGTGGGACAGAAAACACCTTCACTCTCTACACTGTGTTTGGTGGTGTCAGAAGCAGTGGAGTAAGCCTCACTGCAGTCACTG CTCCTCCTAATGCAGAGAACTTTCAATGGACTACACAAAATGAGACCAGTATAACTCTGCAGTGGAGAAAAGTGAGGAACATCCTCGACTATACACTTGTGTTCGATGAAGGGGAGAAAAACGTCACTGCAAAAGCAGAGGATACAGTGATAGACATAGTCTCAGGACTTACAAGTGGGACAGAAAACAACTTCACTCTCTACACTGTGTTTGGTGGTGTCAGAAGCAGTGGAGTAAAGCTCACTGCAGTCACTG CTCCTTCTAATGCAGAGAACTTTCAACGGACTACACAAAATGAGACCAGTATAACTCTGCAGTGGAGAAAAGTGAGGAACATCCTCGACTATACACTTGTGTTCGGTGAAGGGGAGAAAAACGTCACTGCAAAAGCAGAGGATACAGTGATAGACATAGTCTCAGGACTTACAAGTGGGACAGAAAACAACTTCACTCTCTACACTGTGTTTGGTGGTGTCAGAAGCAGTGGAGTAAGCCTCACTGCAGTCACTG CTCCTTCTAATGCAGAGAACTTTCAACCGACTGGACAAAATGAGACCAGTATAACTCTGCAGTGGAGAAAAGTGAGGAACATCCTCGACTATACACTTGTGTTCGATGAAGGGGAGAAAAACGTCACTGCAAAAGCAGAGGATACAGTGATAGACATAGTCTCAGGACTCACAAGTGGGAAAGAATACATCTTCACTCTCTACACTGTGTTTGGTGGTGTCAGAAGCAGTGGAGTAAACCTCACTGCAGTCACTG CTCCTGAGAGGGTTAACATGGTGAGagtgacacaaaatgacagCAGTATAACTCTGAGGTGGGACAAGGTTAACAGCATCTCAACATATGTCCTACTATATGATGGCAATGATGGTCCAGTACGGGAGGATATCAGCGCGCTTCCTGAAGACATAACTGTTACACATGTCGTCTCTCCGCTTACTGCTGGAAAAAAATACTATTTCATTCTCACCACTGTGTTTGGGGAAGTCAACAGCACTAAATACACATTTGAAGCTGTGACAG TTCCACCAAAGGTGTCTTCGGTTGATGTGACTGAACGCTCTGTGACCAGTCTAACTCTGAACTGGGAAAATGCGGATATAAACTGGACGTACTTGCTTCAGATTAATGGCAGTACTGTGACATTTACCCAGGACATATACCCAAAAGTGTCATATTCAGTCTCACCTCTCAAACCTGGGACACAGTATAACTTCAGTGTGATCACAGTGTTCTCTGGATTCAACAGCACAGCTTATGAAGCCTGCACAGTAACAA cCATAGACTGCGCCAGTGTGCCCTGGCATGTCACTAACTCATCGATCCATGGGATGGTTGAAGGCTTATTCTCAAATGCAACCGCCACTTATGAACAAACTCACATCAGTCCTCAAGGTAGTAATGTGTCATTTACTGGCCTCGTCCCTGGCGCAACCTATAACTTGTTCCTTGAGTACGAAACATGTTCTCAACGCTTTCCACAATGTCACCACACTGAAACAGTGC GTCCTTCAAGTGTAAGTGCTCACTGTGATTACTTGGGAGCTGGCTATTCCATCTCTGTTGTGTGGATTAAACCAAATGGTGTGTGGACTCAAGTGGAGGTCAACGTTTCTGGGCAATCTCACCCAGTACCTGCAAATGGGGAACAGAGTATTCAAATATCCGGATTCCAACCTGCCCGAACATATGAAGTAACTGTAGATACACTGTCTGGGCATGTGAGGAGTTCTGCACcatatgtttttctgtgtgataCTGATCCAAGGG GAGTAATTGCAGGATCAGTATTTGCTGTGCTGCTTTTTGCCCTGGTCTGTCTGGCTGTCTTCCTTGTGTTAAAAAGACCAGATTTAATCAG AAAAAAGTCATTCATTGGTGGGGCCAAACTGTCTAATCCAAAGAGCAA aGCTATATCTGTAGCAGAGTTTCCAAACCACTTCAACCAGTTAAGTGCGGATGACAACAGAGGATTCAGCCAAGAATATGAG AACCTTGTTCCTGTTGGCACAGAGCAGACACGGAAAGCCGCAGTTCTACCTGAAAACAAAGCGAAGAATCGTTTCAACAACGTCCTGCCAT ATGACTGGTGTCGAGTGAGGCTAAATACATCAAATCCCAATGGGACCTCTGACTACATTAATGCCAGTTACATGCCA GGctacaacagcaacagagagtACATTGCCACACAGGGTCCTCTGCCCTCCACCGTCAATGACTTCTGGAGGATGATTTGGGAACAAAGAGTGAAAGGCATCGTCATGGTAACCAACTGCATTGAAGGAGGACGG aCCAAGTGTGAACAATACTGGCCTGGAGACGGCAAGCCTTGCCATTACGGAGAGCTCTTGATCACCACCAGATCTGAGCAACAGGAGACCAACTGGACATTGAGGGAATTTAGTTTGAAACAT ACAGAAACCTCAGAAAAGCggaaagtgaaacattttcacttcacaGCTTGGCCGGACCATGGAGTCCCTCAGGGCACCAAAATCCTGATCCAGTTCAGAGAACTGGTGAGATGGCATATAGAGAGAGAAGCGGATGGAGCACCAACTGTGGTTCACTGCAG TGCTGGAGTGGGGAGGACAGGCACTATCATTGCCCTGGATGTGCTACTTCAGCAGCTAGTCAAAAAAAGGGGAGTGGGCATCAATGCTTTTGTGCACAAGATGAGACTGAGTCGACCATACATGGTGCAGACAGAG tCTCAGTACGTTTTCCTGCACCAGTGCATAATGGACAGTCTGCAGCCAG